A genomic region of Gemmata massiliana contains the following coding sequences:
- a CDS encoding branched-chain amino acid ABC transporter permease has translation MGFSVLLADAAFQPYLQAVLDGLAMGALFALVALGYTMVYGIIELINFAHGDLFMLGTFCGLTVLAALGLTGNAASGAGLGMVLLGCGTMLIVVPLFCAALNWSVDRVVYKPLRSAPKLAPLVSAIGVSFVFMNLGMFWNALVPENGQSVPAPADRNFPGFEAQLDPSRNLLGADSTLRFTVKDAMIIGVTVPIMIALTLFVKYAPLGKAMRATAQNPTAARLMGIDVDRVIGATFMIGGALGGVASVIYALSVRTISFQIGFQNGLYAFTAAVLGGIGNIPGAVLGGILIGLTRSFGSALIGEKWTSALVFVILIVILVFRPTGLLGSRTREKV, from the coding sequence ATGGGGTTTTCGGTTCTGCTCGCCGACGCTGCCTTTCAGCCGTACCTGCAAGCCGTCCTCGACGGGCTGGCGATGGGCGCGCTGTTCGCACTCGTCGCCCTCGGCTACACGATGGTGTACGGCATCATCGAACTCATTAACTTCGCCCACGGCGACCTGTTCATGCTCGGCACGTTCTGCGGGCTGACCGTGCTCGCCGCGCTCGGGCTGACCGGGAACGCCGCCTCCGGCGCCGGACTGGGGATGGTCCTGCTCGGGTGCGGGACGATGCTGATCGTCGTCCCGCTCTTTTGTGCGGCACTGAACTGGTCGGTCGACCGGGTCGTCTACAAACCGCTCCGGAGCGCCCCCAAACTGGCCCCGCTCGTGTCCGCGATCGGGGTCAGCTTCGTTTTCATGAACCTGGGCATGTTCTGGAACGCCCTGGTGCCGGAAAACGGGCAGTCGGTCCCGGCCCCGGCCGACCGCAACTTCCCCGGGTTCGAGGCTCAACTCGACCCCAGCCGTAATCTGTTGGGCGCGGACTCGACCCTCCGGTTCACGGTCAAGGACGCGATGATTATCGGCGTCACCGTGCCCATCATGATCGCGCTGACACTGTTCGTGAAGTACGCGCCGCTGGGTAAGGCGATGCGGGCCACGGCCCAGAACCCGACGGCCGCCCGGCTCATGGGGATCGACGTGGACCGGGTCATCGGCGCCACGTTCATGATCGGCGGCGCGCTCGGTGGGGTCGCGAGCGTGATATACGCGCTCTCGGTGCGCACCATCAGCTTCCAGATCGGGTTCCAAAACGGGCTGTACGCATTCACCGCGGCCGTTCTGGGCGGGATCGGCAACATTCCGGGCGCGGTCCTGGGTGGCATCCTCATCGGGCTGACGCGGTCCTTCGGCAGCGCCCTGATCGGGGAGAAGTGGACCAGCGCGCTGGTGTTCGTGATCCTGATCGTCATTTTGGTGTTCCGGCCCACCGGGTTGCTCGGGTCGCGCACGCGGGAGAAGGTATGA
- a CDS encoding ABC transporter ATP-binding protein, whose amino-acid sequence MSAPLLVVDNLEAGYGPINVLHRLSLTVNPGEIVTIIGANGAGKTTTLMCISGVVKTRAGGITFDGKSLAGIPAHNIVRLGLAQSPEGRKIFARLTVRENLEMGAFTRSDPEGVREDIQKAYKMFPILEKRQAQAGGLLSGGEQQMLAIARALMARPKLLLLDEPSLGLAPQIVVQIFDVIRELNKQGMSVLLVEQNARMALKVAHRGYVLETGRITCTDRADVLLHDPRIREAYLGE is encoded by the coding sequence GTGAGTGCCCCCCTGCTGGTCGTCGACAACCTGGAGGCCGGGTACGGCCCGATCAACGTGCTGCACCGGCTCTCGCTCACGGTGAACCCGGGCGAGATCGTCACCATCATCGGGGCGAACGGGGCCGGCAAAACGACGACGCTGATGTGCATCTCCGGGGTCGTGAAGACGCGCGCCGGGGGCATCACGTTCGACGGCAAGTCCCTCGCCGGTATCCCCGCGCACAACATCGTGCGCCTGGGGCTCGCGCAGTCGCCGGAGGGCCGCAAGATCTTCGCGCGGCTCACGGTGCGCGAGAACCTGGAGATGGGCGCGTTCACGCGATCCGACCCCGAGGGCGTGCGCGAGGACATCCAAAAAGCGTACAAGATGTTCCCGATTCTGGAGAAGCGTCAGGCACAAGCTGGCGGGCTACTCTCCGGCGGCGAACAGCAGATGCTCGCGATCGCCCGCGCGCTCATGGCACGACCCAAACTGCTCCTGCTCGACGAACCCTCGCTCGGGCTAGCTCCGCAAATCGTAGTTCAGATCTTCGACGTGATCCGCGAACTGAACAAGCAGGGCATGTCGGTACTGTTGGTCGAACAGAACGCGCGCATGGCGCTAAAAGTTGCGCACCGCGGGTACGTTTTGGAAACCGGCCGCATCACCTGTACCGACCGGGCCGACGTGCTGCTGCACGACCCGCGCATCCGAGAAGCCTACCTGGGCGAGTAG
- a CDS encoding 3-keto-disaccharide hydrolase, producing MKFTLSALFLMLPITAVAAEKPVTLFNGKDLTGWEGDTAKTWKVEDGCITGGTLDTVVPRNEFLCTKKTYTDFELKVTFKLAGEKAKANAGVQFRTKRIPNDHEVSGYQADAGQDYWGALYDESRRNKILAKPAKDVIEKLVKHDDWNEYVIRCEGPHIKLWLNGTLTVDYTEADDKIERGGVIGLQIHGGAKAKAFYKNITIEELPAKK from the coding sequence ATGAAGTTCACCCTCTCCGCGCTGTTTTTGATGCTCCCGATCACGGCTGTTGCTGCCGAGAAGCCAGTTACTCTCTTTAACGGCAAAGACCTCACCGGCTGGGAGGGCGATACCGCGAAGACCTGGAAGGTCGAGGACGGGTGCATCACCGGCGGAACACTCGATACCGTTGTTCCGCGAAACGAGTTCCTCTGCACGAAGAAGACCTACACGGACTTCGAGCTGAAGGTCACGTTCAAGCTCGCCGGGGAGAAGGCCAAGGCCAACGCGGGCGTGCAGTTCCGCACCAAGCGCATCCCGAACGACCACGAAGTGAGCGGCTATCAGGCGGATGCGGGTCAGGACTATTGGGGTGCGCTGTACGACGAGAGCCGCCGAAACAAGATCCTCGCGAAGCCCGCGAAGGACGTGATCGAGAAACTGGTGAAGCACGACGACTGGAACGAGTACGTGATCCGGTGCGAAGGGCCGCACATCAAGCTGTGGCTCAACGGCACGCTCACCGTAGACTACACGGAAGCCGACGACAAAATCGAGCGCGGTGGCGTGATCGGGCTCCAGATCCACGGCGGCGCAAAAGCGAAGGCCTTCTACAAGAACATCACGATCGAAGAACTGCCCGCGAAGAAGTGA
- a CDS encoding ABC transporter ATP-binding protein: MIVVEHLTKYYGEYHAVRDVSFQVEKGQVVGFLGPNGAGKSTTMRILAGFLTASSGKATIDGKDVFWDPIAARRRIGYMPESCPLYTDMRVDEYLRFRGGLKGLSRKECKARLGFVLERCWLKDVSRQIIGTLSKGYRQRVGLADALLADPPVLILDEPTAGLDPTQIRETRKLMRELGEVHTMLLSTHILSEVEATCDSVIVIYQGQVVEDGSLAAVRKRHRNKPLEDIFVQLTGQEGI; the protein is encoded by the coding sequence ATGATCGTCGTCGAACACCTGACGAAGTATTACGGCGAGTACCACGCCGTGCGGGACGTGTCGTTCCAGGTCGAGAAGGGTCAGGTGGTCGGGTTCCTCGGCCCCAACGGGGCCGGCAAATCCACCACGATGCGGATTCTGGCCGGGTTCCTCACCGCCAGTTCGGGCAAGGCCACCATCGACGGCAAGGACGTGTTCTGGGACCCGATCGCGGCCCGGCGGCGCATCGGGTACATGCCCGAAAGCTGCCCGCTCTACACCGACATGCGCGTCGACGAGTACCTCCGCTTCCGCGGCGGGCTGAAGGGCCTGAGCCGGAAAGAGTGCAAGGCGCGCCTCGGGTTCGTCCTCGAACGCTGCTGGCTCAAGGACGTGAGCCGGCAAATCATCGGCACGCTCTCGAAGGGGTACCGACAGCGCGTTGGGCTGGCCGACGCGCTCCTCGCCGACCCGCCCGTGCTCATCCTCGACGAACCGACCGCGGGCCTCGACCCGACGCAGATCCGCGAGACCCGCAAGCTGATGCGCGAACTCGGCGAGGTCCACACGATGCTGCTGTCCACGCACATCCTGAGCGAGGTCGAGGCGACGTGCGACTCGGTGATCGTGATCTACCAGGGCCAGGTGGTCGAGGACGGGTCGCTCGCCGCGGTGCGCAAGCGGCACCGAAACAAGCCGCTCGAAGACATCTTCGTGCAGCTCACGGGGCAAGAAGGGATCTAG
- the pnp gene encoding polyribonucleotide nucleotidyltransferase, with the protein MPVNPARVECQFGGRTLTLETGKFAKQAHGAVLVTYGETSVLVAAVEGTPIPGRDFFPLQVEYRERTYAAGKFPGGFIKRETRPSTKETLTSRLIDRPSRPLFPTNYFNEVQIHCTVISSDRENDADMLALIGTSAALHVSHIPFLKPYGGLRLGRVNGELIVLPTVTQMEESDLDLIVAATRDAVCMIEGFAREMPEQEVGDAIMEAHKQCAVLIDLIERLRTEAGLQPKVLPPATPDNPLAEELYAKYGTTYREKYLTKGKKERNAALDELKDEVKKVYVPEGELNPKWTSSQVSSALGVLRERVFREITLGGTRIDGRAPKELRSISGEVAVLSRTHGTAVFQRGETQALVVATLGTVADEQKVDGLQDEYSKKFFLDYNFPPYSVGECKPIRAPGRREIGHGMLAERSLKAVIPPPARFPYTIRLVSEILESNGSSSMASVCGGTLALMDAGVPIKRPVAGISVGLVMDKEEFTLLTDIQGDEDHYGDMDFKVAGTQKGVTGIQLDIKVDGINEAIVRGALEQAKEARLQILKVMLAALPAPRKEISRWAPRLIQLKINPEMIGKLIGPGGKMIRAIQEETGAKIDIEDDGTVSIASADAESVEAARRMVEGLTAEVKVGAVYDGKVISLKEFGAFIEIAPGRDGLCHVSELDSGFVQRPEDVVQVGDKVQVKVIAIDDQGRVKLSRKALLAPREDDGSGGGYGDRGGDRGDRGDRGGDRGDRDRGDRGDRGGRGGDRGGRGGPRGGGRRD; encoded by the coding sequence GTGCCGGTTAATCCAGCTCGTGTTGAATGTCAATTCGGCGGTCGTACTCTCACCCTCGAAACCGGGAAGTTCGCTAAGCAGGCTCACGGGGCCGTTCTCGTCACCTACGGGGAAACGTCCGTTCTGGTGGCCGCGGTCGAAGGGACACCGATCCCGGGTCGCGACTTCTTCCCGCTCCAGGTCGAGTACCGCGAACGCACCTACGCCGCGGGTAAGTTCCCCGGTGGGTTCATCAAGCGAGAAACGCGCCCGAGCACCAAAGAAACGCTCACCTCCCGCCTCATCGACCGCCCTTCGCGCCCGCTGTTCCCCACGAACTACTTCAACGAAGTGCAGATCCACTGCACCGTCATCTCGTCCGACCGAGAGAACGATGCGGACATGCTCGCCCTCATCGGGACGAGTGCGGCACTGCACGTTTCGCACATCCCGTTCCTGAAGCCTTATGGAGGCCTCCGGCTCGGGCGCGTGAACGGCGAACTCATCGTGCTCCCCACCGTCACGCAGATGGAAGAGAGCGATCTCGACCTGATCGTGGCCGCTACACGCGACGCGGTGTGCATGATCGAGGGCTTCGCCCGCGAAATGCCCGAACAGGAAGTGGGCGACGCGATCATGGAAGCGCACAAGCAGTGCGCCGTCCTGATCGATCTCATCGAGCGCCTCCGCACCGAAGCGGGCCTGCAGCCCAAGGTGCTGCCCCCCGCGACGCCGGACAACCCGCTGGCGGAAGAGCTTTACGCGAAGTACGGCACCACCTACCGCGAAAAGTATCTGACGAAGGGCAAGAAGGAGCGCAACGCGGCGCTCGATGAACTCAAGGACGAAGTGAAGAAGGTTTACGTGCCGGAAGGCGAACTGAACCCGAAGTGGACTTCGTCGCAAGTGTCGAGCGCGCTGGGCGTGCTGCGCGAGCGCGTGTTCCGCGAGATCACCCTCGGCGGCACCCGCATCGACGGCCGCGCTCCCAAAGAACTCCGCTCGATCTCGGGCGAGGTCGCGGTGCTGTCCCGCACGCACGGCACGGCCGTGTTCCAGCGCGGCGAAACGCAGGCCCTCGTCGTCGCCACCCTGGGCACCGTCGCCGACGAACAGAAGGTGGACGGCCTCCAGGACGAGTACTCGAAGAAGTTCTTCCTCGATTACAACTTCCCGCCGTACTCGGTCGGTGAGTGCAAGCCGATCCGCGCCCCGGGCCGCCGCGAAATCGGCCACGGGATGCTCGCCGAGCGCTCGTTGAAGGCCGTCATCCCGCCGCCCGCGCGGTTCCCGTACACGATCCGCCTCGTGTCCGAAATCCTCGAGTCCAACGGCTCGTCCAGCATGGCGAGCGTGTGCGGCGGCACCCTCGCACTCATGGACGCGGGCGTACCGATCAAGCGCCCGGTGGCCGGGATCTCCGTCGGCCTCGTGATGGACAAGGAGGAGTTCACGCTCCTGACCGACATCCAGGGCGACGAGGACCACTACGGCGACATGGACTTCAAGGTGGCCGGCACGCAGAAGGGCGTCACCGGTATCCAGCTCGACATCAAGGTGGACGGCATCAACGAGGCGATCGTCCGCGGCGCCCTCGAACAGGCGAAGGAGGCCCGGCTCCAGATCCTCAAGGTGATGCTCGCGGCGCTCCCGGCCCCGCGCAAGGAAATCAGCCGGTGGGCACCGCGGTTGATCCAACTGAAGATCAACCCGGAAATGATCGGCAAGCTGATCGGCCCCGGCGGGAAGATGATCCGCGCCATCCAGGAAGAAACGGGCGCGAAGATCGACATCGAGGACGACGGCACCGTGTCGATCGCGTCGGCCGACGCCGAGAGCGTGGAAGCCGCGCGCCGCATGGTGGAGGGCCTCACGGCCGAAGTAAAGGTCGGCGCGGTGTACGACGGCAAGGTGATTTCACTCAAGGAGTTCGGTGCATTCATCGAGATCGCGCCCGGACGCGACGGGCTGTGCCACGTTTCTGAACTCGACTCCGGGTTCGTCCAGCGCCCCGAGGACGTGGTCCAGGTCGGCGACAAGGTCCAAGTGAAGGTGATCGCCATCGACGACCAGGGCCGCGTGAAGCTCTCGCGCAAAGCATTGCTCGCTCCGCGTGAGGATGACGGCAGCGGTGGCGGTTACGGCGATCGCGGCGGGGACCGGGGTGATCGCGGAGATCGTGGTGGCGACCGCGGGGACCGTGACCGGGGCGATCGTGGGGACCGCGGTGGGCGCGGCGGCGATCGGGGCGGGCGCGGTGGACCGCGGGGCGGCGGGCGCCGCGACTAA
- a CDS encoding D-TA family PLP-dependent enzyme — translation MHPAYTLSDAATVFSPALVFFPELIRQNIARVTEMAGGPARLRPHVKTHKTIEIAKMLLDAGVTKHKCATIAEAEMLASAGAPDVLIAYPLVGPNIERAGALIRKFPGTRFSALIDDPDMTRALSSAIKAAGLEIGVVLDLDVGQHRTGIAIGDGALSLYELAGSLPGLRPEGFQLYDGHNNQPDRAEREKAVREFIQPVLELRAKAEGKGIPVPRLVCGGTPSFPVYAAITDVPGIECSPGTFVLHDAGYGPKYADLAGITPAAVLVTRVVSRPTANRVTLDLGNKAVAADPVLEKRVTLLDFPEYKTVGHNEEHLIVETAGASAYKPGDVVYALPGHICPTVALHNHVLIADGGKVVGRWDVASRVRVLTV, via the coding sequence ATGCACCCCGCTTACACCCTTTCTGACGCCGCGACCGTGTTCAGCCCGGCGCTGGTGTTCTTCCCGGAACTGATCCGCCAGAACATCGCGCGCGTGACCGAAATGGCCGGCGGCCCTGCACGCCTCAGGCCGCACGTGAAGACACACAAGACGATCGAGATCGCGAAAATGCTCCTCGACGCGGGCGTGACCAAGCACAAGTGCGCCACCATCGCCGAAGCCGAGATGCTCGCGAGCGCCGGTGCGCCCGATGTGCTGATCGCGTACCCGCTGGTGGGGCCGAACATCGAGCGGGCGGGCGCCCTGATTCGCAAATTCCCCGGCACGCGGTTCTCCGCGCTCATCGATGACCCGGACATGACCCGCGCGCTTTCTTCCGCCATAAAAGCGGCCGGATTGGAAATCGGGGTCGTGCTCGACCTGGACGTGGGGCAGCATCGCACGGGAATCGCGATCGGGGACGGAGCGCTTTCTCTGTATGAACTAGCCGGTTCGCTCCCCGGTTTGCGCCCGGAAGGGTTTCAGCTTTACGACGGGCACAACAACCAACCCGACCGGGCCGAGCGCGAGAAGGCCGTGCGCGAGTTCATTCAGCCGGTGCTGGAGTTGCGCGCGAAAGCGGAGGGGAAGGGGATTCCGGTTCCGCGGCTCGTGTGTGGCGGGACGCCGAGTTTCCCGGTTTACGCCGCCATAACCGATGTGCCGGGGATCGAGTGCTCGCCGGGCACGTTCGTGCTGCACGACGCGGGGTACGGGCCGAAGTACGCGGACCTCGCCGGCATCACCCCGGCCGCGGTGCTCGTGACCCGCGTAGTCAGCCGGCCGACCGCGAACCGCGTGACGCTCGATCTGGGGAATAAGGCGGTCGCGGCCGACCCGGTGCTGGAGAAGCGCGTGACGCTGCTCGATTTCCCGGAGTACAAGACCGTCGGCCACAACGAGGAGCACCTCATCGTCGAAACGGCGGGGGCGTCCGCGTACAAGCCGGGCGACGTGGTTTACGCGCTTCCCGGGCACATCTGCCCGACGGTCGCACTGCACAACCACGTCCTCATTGCGGATGGGGGGAAGGTCGTGGGCCGGTGGGACGTGGCCTCGCGTGTCCGCGTGCTGACCGTGTGA
- a CDS encoding ABC transporter permease, with product MRATCSLIRREFAAYFTGPIGYVALFGFLVLNGLLFWLVVGLLTEKGPQGVEYPMQVMLGGAENPPGALVAGVLFWGLFPAVTGIITSRLIAEERGSGTLESLLTAPIRDWQVVLAKFVACFAFYLLLWATTLVYVPVLADLRAEWQGNFTLYSVMLLVGIFLLVSAKLGFWFESNGWLVLLFGLLGLGLAGAGGYLHATKDARHLVHITANIDPMPVLTSYLGVVLAGAMFLALGLLVSSWVKSQLVAWMLSLLLGLGFVLPAALRWQVDSGSQWDALLYYVSVPEHFRRDFTRGVIDTRPLVLYVTATLCCLYLTVRALEARRLR from the coding sequence ATGCGAGCAACGTGCAGTCTGATCCGCCGCGAGTTCGCCGCGTACTTCACAGGGCCGATCGGGTACGTCGCGCTGTTCGGCTTCCTCGTGCTGAACGGGTTGCTGTTCTGGCTCGTCGTCGGGTTGCTCACCGAGAAGGGGCCGCAGGGCGTCGAGTACCCGATGCAGGTGATGCTCGGCGGGGCCGAGAACCCGCCCGGCGCGCTGGTCGCGGGGGTGCTGTTCTGGGGGCTGTTCCCGGCCGTCACCGGCATCATCACGTCGCGCCTGATCGCCGAAGAGCGCGGCAGCGGCACGCTCGAATCACTCCTCACGGCCCCGATCCGCGACTGGCAGGTCGTACTGGCCAAGTTCGTCGCGTGCTTCGCCTTCTACTTGCTCCTGTGGGCCACGACGCTGGTCTACGTGCCCGTCCTCGCCGACCTCCGCGCGGAGTGGCAGGGGAATTTCACGCTTTATTCCGTGATGCTGCTCGTAGGGATCTTCCTGCTCGTTTCGGCCAAGCTCGGGTTCTGGTTCGAGTCGAACGGGTGGCTCGTGCTGCTGTTCGGGTTGCTCGGGTTGGGGTTGGCCGGCGCCGGCGGGTACTTGCACGCCACGAAGGACGCCCGGCACCTCGTCCACATCACCGCGAACATCGACCCGATGCCGGTGCTCACGTCGTACCTCGGCGTGGTCCTGGCTGGTGCAATGTTCCTCGCTCTGGGGCTGCTCGTTTCGAGCTGGGTGAAGAGTCAGTTGGTCGCGTGGATGCTCTCGCTCCTACTCGGCTTGGGGTTCGTCCTGCCGGCCGCACTGAGGTGGCAAGTCGATTCGGGCAGCCAGTGGGACGCGCTCCTGTACTACGTCAGCGTGCCAGAGCACTTCCGCCGCGACTTCACCCGCGGGGTGATCGACACCCGCCCGCTCGTGCTCTACGTCACCGCGACACTGTGTTGCCTCTACCTGACCGTGCGCGCGCTCGAAGCTCGCCGGCTCCGTTAA
- a CDS encoding branched-chain amino acid ABC transporter permease: MTRLRQIPLDLVAIALFALYPLIPGLGAQADALFKATVGAEFTTLFIIAVLALGLHVVVGYAGQLHLGVAAFFGLGAYVVGILLVPAYPFKLGSQLPAGTGVLVAVVVAFAVAALVSIVTSAPILRLRGDYLALVTLGFGEVARFALRNLEEITNGTKGLNPIPQPDVPGLKGDWSADYRYYYYLCLLALGLVLLLLRNVERSRLGRAWVALREDELAAVCMGLNTARLKLAAFALGAGIAGLAGALYALRLGNTADPDTYSFQRSITVLCCLILGGLGNRAGVVLGVILVYGFDGIFAPAADRYIQQFKLNPSGSPFLTFSSYRLMVFGFALILIMRFRPEGLLPSSRVKAELHACDPPAPAAPAPATPTH; the protein is encoded by the coding sequence ATGACCCGGCTCCGGCAGATCCCCCTCGACCTCGTAGCGATCGCCCTGTTCGCCCTGTACCCGCTGATTCCGGGGCTGGGCGCACAGGCCGACGCGCTGTTCAAAGCCACCGTCGGGGCGGAATTCACCACGCTGTTCATCATTGCGGTTCTCGCGCTGGGGCTGCACGTCGTGGTCGGTTACGCCGGCCAACTGCACCTCGGGGTCGCCGCGTTCTTCGGGCTCGGCGCCTACGTCGTCGGCATCCTCCTGGTCCCGGCGTACCCGTTCAAACTCGGCTCGCAACTCCCGGCCGGAACGGGTGTACTGGTCGCGGTCGTGGTCGCGTTCGCCGTGGCCGCGCTGGTAAGCATTGTGACCAGCGCCCCGATCCTCCGGCTCCGCGGTGACTACCTCGCGCTCGTGACGCTCGGGTTCGGCGAGGTCGCGCGGTTCGCGCTGCGGAACCTGGAAGAAATCACCAACGGTACGAAGGGCCTGAACCCGATCCCGCAACCGGACGTGCCCGGACTCAAGGGCGACTGGTCCGCCGACTACCGGTATTACTACTACCTCTGCCTGCTGGCGCTGGGCCTGGTCCTGCTGTTGCTGCGGAACGTCGAGCGCTCGCGCCTGGGCCGGGCATGGGTGGCGCTACGCGAGGACGAACTCGCGGCCGTGTGCATGGGGCTAAACACGGCCCGCCTGAAGCTCGCGGCGTTCGCGCTCGGGGCCGGGATCGCGGGACTCGCTGGCGCGCTCTACGCCCTCCGACTCGGGAACACGGCCGACCCAGATACGTACTCGTTCCAGCGCTCGATTACGGTGCTGTGCTGTCTGATCCTCGGTGGATTGGGGAACCGCGCCGGGGTCGTGCTGGGCGTGATCCTCGTGTACGGGTTCGACGGGATTTTTGCCCCCGCTGCCGACCGATACATCCAGCAGTTCAAGTTGAACCCCTCCGGTAGCCCGTTCCTGACGTTCTCCAGCTACCGGCTGATGGTGTTCGGCTTCGCCCTGATCCTGATCATGCGGTTCCGCCCGGAAGGGTTGCTGCCGTCCTCGCGCGTGAAGGCCGAACTGCACGCCTGCGACCCGCCCGCGCCGGCCGCACCCGCACCGGCTACACCCACCCACTAA
- a CDS encoding branched-chain amino acid ABC transporter substrate-binding protein → MKNREAEQNKAQARPVDRRKFLALGGITTTGILLGTGGGGSNTSGNSNAVKIISSLPRTGSAKGQTDTIVNGIKMAFDEVDNKAGEFTIEYLDLDDATPAEGKWTPERETANADQAVKDTDVMAFIGPYNSGAAKVSMPILNKAGVLMISPAVTWPGLTKPGKGDPGEPDIYKPTGKVNFTRVVPADDLQGPLGADWAKSMGVKTVAVLDDNEVYGKGIATLFKERCLEAGIKVLGQQESIDVKQNEFSGVLRKLKTLGTPDLLYFGGTSQTKAGQIAKDMVAVGFGGVKLMVPDGCYELAFIQSAGAELFKTLKCFITFGGSPPDKLTGRGKEFVDKYKAKYGKDPEGYAIYGYEAGKVAVEAIKRAGKKDRAAVLAECLKIKDFDGALGKWSFDENGDTTSRTMSGSTIEGGDFKFVKQLG, encoded by the coding sequence ATGAAGAATCGCGAAGCCGAACAAAACAAGGCTCAGGCGCGCCCGGTCGATCGCCGCAAGTTCCTCGCGCTCGGCGGGATCACGACGACGGGCATCCTGCTCGGGACCGGCGGGGGCGGGTCGAACACGTCCGGCAACAGTAACGCCGTCAAGATCATCTCCAGCCTTCCGCGCACCGGCAGCGCGAAGGGGCAAACGGACACCATCGTGAACGGCATCAAGATGGCGTTCGACGAGGTCGACAACAAGGCCGGCGAGTTCACCATCGAGTACCTCGACCTGGACGACGCGACCCCGGCCGAGGGCAAGTGGACCCCGGAGCGCGAAACCGCCAACGCGGACCAGGCCGTGAAGGACACGGACGTGATGGCCTTCATCGGGCCGTACAACTCGGGCGCCGCAAAAGTGTCCATGCCCATTCTGAACAAGGCCGGCGTGCTGATGATTAGCCCCGCCGTGACCTGGCCCGGGCTGACCAAGCCGGGTAAGGGCGACCCCGGCGAACCGGACATCTACAAGCCGACCGGCAAAGTGAACTTCACCCGCGTCGTCCCGGCGGACGATCTTCAAGGGCCGCTCGGGGCGGACTGGGCGAAGTCGATGGGCGTGAAAACGGTCGCCGTTCTCGACGACAACGAGGTCTACGGCAAGGGCATCGCGACGCTGTTCAAAGAGCGGTGCCTTGAAGCCGGGATCAAGGTGCTCGGCCAGCAGGAAAGCATCGACGTTAAGCAGAACGAGTTCAGCGGGGTGTTGCGAAAGCTCAAGACCCTCGGCACGCCGGACCTGTTGTACTTCGGGGGCACGTCGCAAACGAAGGCCGGGCAGATCGCGAAGGACATGGTCGCGGTCGGGTTCGGGGGCGTAAAGCTGATGGTCCCGGACGGGTGCTACGAACTGGCCTTCATTCAGTCGGCCGGGGCGGAACTGTTCAAGACGCTCAAGTGCTTCATCACGTTCGGGGGCAGCCCGCCCGACAAGTTGACGGGCCGGGGCAAAGAATTCGTGGACAAGTACAAGGCGAAGTACGGCAAAGACCCCGAGGGGTACGCGATCTACGGTTACGAGGCCGGGAAGGTCGCCGTGGAAGCGATCAAACGGGCCGGGAAAAAGGACCGGGCCGCGGTGCTGGCCGAGTGCCTGAAAATCAAAGACTTCGACGGCGCCCTCGGTAAGTGGTCATTCGACGAGAACGGGGACACCACCTCGCGGACCATGAGCGGGAGCACCATCGAGGGCGGCGACTTCAAGTTCGTCAAGCAACTGGGTTGA
- the rpsO gene encoding 30S ribosomal protein S15 produces MSITKEEKSGLITQFRRDDTDTGSPEVQIALLTKRITSLTEHMRAHKKDFSSRRGLLKQVSQRADLLKYLRQTDRNRYLAVIGKLGLRK; encoded by the coding sequence ATGTCGATCACGAAGGAAGAGAAGTCCGGACTCATTACCCAGTTCCGGCGGGACGATACGGATACCGGGTCGCCCGAAGTGCAAATCGCTTTGCTCACCAAGCGGATCACCTCCCTTACCGAGCACATGCGGGCGCACAAGAAGGACTTCTCCAGCCGGCGCGGGCTGTTGAAGCAGGTCAGCCAACGTGCCGATCTGCTCAAGTATCTGCGCCAGACCGATCGCAACCGCTACCTGGCGGTTATCGGTAAGCTCGGGCTCCGCAAATAG